From Simkaniaceae bacterium, a single genomic window includes:
- a CDS encoding hemolysin family protein yields the protein MWIDNFLLPAIFLVASSTLYAIRLSLENMGLLACRRELATHPKYYSLYQFILKLDKESPWKSLFDFLRLTTQITRLFYTVTCTIFFLKQASGTFGYYITSEKLEVTLLWVIVFFFVILFFLLILDFLFSLISRSNPVFGLRFFNWFGSIFILFFSPITYLVTKIGVLLKKRGSLQEEMNSLKIKDKLLELVQETEIKHLLSPIDRKLLISVASFQERIVREVMIPRIDMFSVSANRTVYECMQEFIQQGYSRIPVFEDDIDHIMGILLYKDLLTFYANSGGDINLSKKTTIKEFVKPAIFTPETKKISHLLQEFKTKQFHLAIVVDEYGGTEGIITIEDILEELVGEIEDEYDSGDEKAYVIQPDGGWIVDGKMTIIDIEQNLKISIPSTGEYETIGGYIFHRSGSIPKKGWRLHHDDFYIEVVKSDEKSIDKVRIIPTLNEKTASNEELL from the coding sequence ATGTGGATAGATAACTTTCTTCTTCCCGCAATTTTTCTCGTAGCCTCCTCAACCCTTTATGCGATTCGTTTATCTCTAGAAAACATGGGGCTTTTAGCCTGCCGCAGGGAATTAGCTACCCATCCTAAATATTACTCCCTATATCAGTTCATCTTGAAGCTTGATAAAGAATCCCCCTGGAAATCCCTTTTTGACTTTTTGAGATTAACGACACAAATCACACGCCTTTTCTACACCGTTACGTGCACTATCTTTTTTCTTAAACAAGCCAGCGGGACCTTTGGGTATTATATCACTTCAGAGAAACTGGAAGTGACTCTTTTATGGGTTATTGTCTTCTTCTTTGTCATCTTATTTTTCCTATTGATTCTCGATTTTTTATTCTCCTTAATTAGCCGTTCTAATCCTGTCTTTGGACTCCGCTTTTTCAATTGGTTCGGCAGTATTTTTATTCTTTTTTTCTCCCCTATTACCTATCTCGTGACTAAAATTGGCGTTTTGCTCAAGAAAAGAGGTAGTCTACAGGAAGAAATGAACTCCCTTAAAATCAAAGATAAACTCCTTGAGCTGGTTCAAGAGACTGAAATCAAACACCTCCTATCGCCTATTGATCGAAAACTTTTAATTTCCGTAGCCTCATTTCAAGAGCGAATCGTTAGAGAGGTAATGATTCCGAGAATTGATATGTTTAGCGTTTCAGCAAACCGCACTGTTTATGAATGTATGCAGGAGTTCATCCAACAAGGATACAGCCGCATTCCGGTTTTTGAAGATGACATCGACCATATTATGGGGATTTTGCTCTACAAGGACCTCCTCACTTTTTATGCCAATTCAGGTGGGGATATCAATTTATCTAAAAAAACAACCATCAAAGAATTTGTAAAACCCGCGATTTTCACCCCTGAAACAAAAAAAATCTCTCATCTTTTACAAGAATTTAAAACTAAACAATTTCACTTAGCTATTGTTGTGGATGAATATGGGGGAACTGAGGGAATCATTACGATCGAGGACATTTTAGAAGAACTCGTTGGGGAAATTGAAGATGAATATGATAGCGGTGATGAAAAAGCATATGTCATCCAACCCGACGGAGGTTGGATTGTGGATGGCAAAATGACAATCATTGACATCGAACAAAATCTAAAAATCTCTATTCCCTCAACAGGTGAATATGAAACGATTGGTGGATATATTTTCCACCGTTCCGGATCAATCCCCAAAAAGGGTTGGCGCCTACATCACGATGATTTCTATATTGAAGTCGTTAAATCGGATGAAAAATCTATTGATAAGGTGCGCATTATCCCTACTCTTAATGAAAAAACCGCTTCGAATGAAGAACTTCTATAA
- a CDS encoding VacB/RNase II family 3'-5' exoribonuclease, with product MKFKKKSFKSLYREILKIIQDKNYSPLSFDQLSKRLKLSKKDHPFAHEALDQLIAEQHIVFKKGLFHLSESNSPAQLVEGKVSVHPRGFAFVSVEGEERDIFIPKPFTHGAVDKDIVEVAVDPKVSSKGPEGKITRILERARANLMCVIEDKFDDHSYYAFSPTLGIEKEIIVSVKKPQTLKRGDRIVVKVKHWGDEKSPTRGELKKVMGSITTPSIDVECATIDFQLPDTFPKAVIKEAKAKGITPQFTPDQQRKDLTDWVSFTIDPATAKDFDDALSIEKDSKGNYRLAVHIADVSHYVTPGSNLDDEAYHRGNSTYFPGTCLPMLPEEISNELCSLKENVIRFTVSVIMDVQPDGSLKSYEIIRSAIKSRKRFTYEEAKEVLDGKIKHPLLPELNLLLELCLKFKGLRRLRGSVDLSMPEIRLDINAAGKPTGFHRVEYDITHQMVEECMLKANELVATHLKMRKVPSIFRIHEAPSLEQFKDFHHLAQILGFKLPSEPTPFDLQKLFDEAKDSPLVYQLSTAYIRSMKLAIYSPENVGHYGLALENYTHFTSPIRRYSDLVIHRLLFEPDYKPNLQSIANHCSETERVSFRAEMQVLQLKKLRLLKEMHKKNPKAKYNAIVTKVKPNGIAFELENLLTDGFIHISNLSNDYLIYDQSLHRLVGSHSKQQFYTSKKIQLEIASIDLILLEIIWEVCKEK from the coding sequence ATGAAATTCAAAAAAAAATCATTCAAGTCCCTTTATAGGGAAATTTTAAAGATCATCCAAGATAAGAACTACTCTCCTCTTTCCTTTGATCAGCTCTCTAAACGCTTAAAACTCTCAAAAAAAGATCATCCCTTCGCGCATGAAGCCCTTGATCAACTCATTGCCGAGCAGCATATTGTCTTCAAAAAAGGACTATTTCACCTCAGCGAATCTAACTCTCCTGCTCAGCTCGTTGAAGGGAAAGTCTCTGTTCATCCGAGAGGCTTTGCTTTTGTTTCAGTTGAAGGAGAAGAGAGAGACATCTTTATTCCAAAGCCTTTCACACATGGAGCTGTCGACAAAGATATTGTTGAAGTCGCTGTTGATCCTAAAGTGAGTTCTAAAGGGCCTGAAGGAAAAATCACACGTATTCTTGAAAGGGCAAGGGCCAATTTAATGTGCGTGATTGAAGACAAATTTGATGATCATAGTTACTATGCCTTTTCCCCCACCCTCGGAATCGAAAAGGAAATCATTGTTTCCGTTAAAAAACCTCAAACGCTTAAACGAGGCGATCGCATTGTTGTTAAAGTCAAACATTGGGGCGATGAAAAATCCCCAACACGCGGTGAGTTAAAAAAAGTGATGGGATCCATTACAACGCCATCTATAGATGTTGAATGCGCAACAATAGACTTTCAACTCCCCGACACGTTTCCTAAAGCAGTCATAAAAGAGGCAAAAGCAAAGGGAATAACACCTCAATTTACCCCGGATCAACAACGCAAAGATTTAACGGATTGGGTCAGCTTCACTATCGATCCCGCAACGGCAAAGGATTTTGACGATGCCCTTTCAATTGAAAAAGATTCCAAAGGGAATTACCGATTAGCTGTCCATATTGCCGATGTCTCGCATTACGTCACGCCCGGATCAAACCTCGATGATGAAGCCTATCATAGAGGTAATTCGACCTATTTCCCGGGAACGTGCCTTCCTATGCTTCCCGAAGAGATCTCCAATGAGTTATGCAGCCTAAAAGAAAACGTTATCCGATTCACTGTCTCAGTCATTATGGATGTTCAACCGGATGGCTCCTTAAAAAGTTATGAAATCATTCGATCTGCCATCAAAAGCCGTAAACGCTTTACTTATGAAGAAGCGAAAGAAGTTTTGGACGGCAAAATTAAACATCCTCTTCTTCCCGAATTAAATCTCCTTCTTGAACTTTGTCTAAAGTTCAAGGGACTAAGACGTCTTCGCGGAAGTGTCGATTTAAGCATGCCTGAAATCAGGCTCGACATCAATGCTGCCGGAAAGCCGACCGGTTTTCACCGAGTGGAATACGATATTACCCACCAAATGGTTGAAGAGTGCATGCTCAAGGCAAATGAACTCGTTGCCACTCATTTGAAGATGCGCAAAGTCCCTTCAATTTTCCGGATTCATGAAGCCCCTTCTCTAGAGCAATTTAAAGACTTCCATCACCTTGCCCAGATTCTCGGCTTTAAACTCCCCTCTGAACCGACGCCTTTTGATCTGCAAAAACTGTTTGATGAGGCAAAGGACTCTCCTCTAGTTTACCAACTCTCAACAGCCTATATCCGCAGCATGAAACTCGCGATTTATAGCCCGGAAAACGTCGGTCATTATGGACTTGCTCTTGAAAATTACACCCATTTTACAAGCCCGATCCGCCGCTATAGCGATCTAGTGATTCATAGACTGCTTTTTGAGCCTGATTATAAACCCAACCTACAATCCATTGCTAATCATTGCAGTGAAACGGAAAGGGTCTCTTTTAGAGCGGAAATGCAGGTGCTGCAACTAAAAAAACTACGTCTTCTCAAAGAGATGCACAAGAAAAACCCTAAAGCCAAATACAACGCCATTGTCACCAAAGTCAAACCTAACGGGATTGCCTTTGAACTTGAAAACCTGCTTACAGACGGCTTTATCCATATCTCTAATCTCTCTAATGATTATCTCATCTATGACCAATCGCTCCATCGCCTTGTCGGCTCTCACTCAAAACAGCAATTCTACACGAGTAAGAAAATCCAACTGGAAATCGCCTCTATTGACCTCATTCTTCTCGAAATCATTTGGGAAGTCTGCAAAGAAAAATAG
- the folD gene encoding bifunctional methylenetetrahydrofolate dehydrogenase/methenyltetrahydrofolate cyclohydrolase FolD — protein sequence MHILDGKAFAAQLRAEMKNELNQIGGRSPGLAFILIGSHPASHSYVSMKEKACHEVGITSKTLQLDQNISEKDLIEQIKALNMDPSIDGILIQQPFPQHLEALKIVACIDPQKDVDGFHPLNLGKLMIGDPSGFVPCTPLGILKLLEHYRIDAESKHVVIAGRSNIVGKPLASLLIQKKKGCNATVTVVHSQTQNIQQICSSADILIAAIGAPHLIKPDYVKEGAVVVDVGINRIHMNHQSKIVGDVDFDSVSQKTSYITPVPGGIGPMTIAMLLHNTIKSFKMRLLS from the coding sequence ATGCATATTCTAGATGGAAAGGCTTTTGCAGCTCAGCTTAGGGCCGAAATGAAAAATGAGCTAAATCAAATCGGTGGGAGATCTCCCGGTTTGGCCTTTATATTGATTGGCTCTCATCCCGCATCGCATAGTTATGTCTCTATGAAAGAAAAGGCATGCCACGAAGTAGGTATTACCTCAAAAACGCTTCAGCTTGATCAAAATATTTCAGAAAAAGATCTAATTGAACAGATTAAAGCGCTCAATATGGATCCGTCGATTGACGGCATTTTAATTCAACAACCTTTTCCTCAGCACCTCGAAGCGCTTAAAATCGTCGCTTGTATCGATCCTCAAAAGGATGTCGATGGTTTTCACCCCTTGAATCTTGGTAAGCTGATGATTGGTGATCCTTCAGGATTTGTTCCTTGCACACCGCTTGGCATTTTAAAACTCCTCGAGCATTATCGCATTGATGCCGAATCAAAACACGTTGTTATTGCCGGCAGAAGCAATATTGTAGGGAAGCCTTTAGCCTCACTTTTGATACAAAAGAAAAAGGGGTGTAATGCAACCGTGACTGTTGTTCATAGTCAAACCCAAAATATACAACAAATCTGCTCAAGTGCAGATATTCTCATCGCAGCCATCGGAGCCCCACACCTCATCAAACCCGATTATGTGAAAGAAGGGGCCGTTGTAGTCGATGTTGGGATCAATCGCATCCACATGAATCATCAATCAAAAATTGTTGGCGATGTTGACTTCGATAGCGTTTCTCAAAAAACTTCCTATATCACCCCTGTTCCGGGTGGCATTGGCCCAATGACGATTGCGATGTTACTTCACAACACAATCAAAAGTTTTAAAATGCGCCTTTTATCATGA
- the ybeY gene encoding rRNA maturation RNase YbeY, whose protein sequence is MIIDIENSQTDLTLDLSKVRKLIAHLLSFLDFKGDEISFRFVSEEEISKIHEDHFNDPSPTDCITFPIDTDEDEGYRHIGECIISPRAAIEFAQKTQSDPYRELTLYIVHTLLHLKGYDDIEEADEHEMRNQEERVLAHLDSEGLTLNT, encoded by the coding sequence ATGATTATTGATATAGAAAATTCACAAACTGATCTTACTCTTGATCTCTCTAAAGTAAGAAAACTCATCGCCCATCTCCTCTCTTTTTTAGATTTTAAAGGAGATGAAATCTCTTTCCGTTTTGTTTCTGAAGAAGAAATTTCAAAGATACACGAAGACCATTTTAATGACCCCTCACCTACCGATTGCATTACATTTCCGATCGATACGGATGAAGATGAGGGCTATCGCCATATTGGAGAGTGCATTATATCACCTCGAGCCGCTATCGAGTTTGCTCAAAAAACACAAAGCGATCCCTATCGGGAGCTCACCCTATATATTGTTCACACCCTTCTTCATCTTAAGGGATACGATGATATCGAAGAAGCGGATGAACATGAGATGCGCAATCAAGAAGAAAGAGTTCTCGCCCACCTGGATAGTGAAGGGCTAACACTAAATACTTAA
- a CDS encoding IS630 family transposase — protein MRTLRLLTAQERSELEEQLKKASSAGDWKRLFVILNYDEGLSIMELAKLTRLSPWTVEEYLKKYSSHNKTNNDPRGGSSSKLNEDEAKGLEDHLSSVTYLKVKDIATFVKKTFGKTYSRTGMTAWLKAHGFTFKKPEKVPGKVNPDKQAQFIEEYEKLKRSLKPEDEIYFLDATHPEYQSQAVCGWIKKGECKTLQTTGKQKRLHLVGALSLNEMKVVTREYETIDTEAMIEFFTDLEKNKDVGEIHVILDNAAVHKSRKVIEHLKKSRIRLHYLPPYSPNLNPIERLWKFFRERTLYNRYFESCADFFGAVREFFMEKVHKLRTELRNRINDNFQTIVLNPIKLA, from the coding sequence ATGAGAACACTACGACTATTAACCGCTCAAGAAAGATCGGAACTTGAAGAACAGCTCAAGAAAGCCTCCAGTGCCGGAGACTGGAAGCGTCTCTTTGTTATCCTCAATTATGATGAGGGCTTATCAATAATGGAGCTCGCTAAATTGACTCGACTAAGCCCATGGACTGTAGAGGAATATTTGAAAAAATATAGTTCCCACAACAAGACAAATAATGATCCACGTGGTGGTAGTTCTTCAAAGCTAAATGAAGATGAAGCCAAAGGGCTCGAAGACCATCTTTCGAGTGTAACTTATCTGAAAGTAAAGGATATAGCTACTTTTGTGAAGAAGACATTTGGGAAAACTTACTCACGAACAGGTATGACAGCATGGTTAAAGGCACATGGATTCACTTTTAAAAAACCTGAAAAGGTTCCGGGTAAGGTTAATCCGGATAAGCAAGCTCAATTCATTGAAGAGTATGAGAAGTTAAAAAGATCGTTAAAACCCGAAGATGAGATCTACTTTCTTGATGCCACTCATCCAGAATATCAGTCTCAAGCAGTCTGTGGTTGGATAAAAAAAGGTGAATGCAAAACCTTGCAAACAACTGGGAAGCAAAAGCGACTGCATTTAGTAGGAGCATTGAGCTTGAATGAAATGAAGGTAGTAACGCGAGAATATGAAACGATCGATACTGAAGCGATGATCGAATTTTTTACAGACCTAGAGAAGAACAAGGATGTTGGAGAAATTCATGTGATTTTGGACAACGCGGCGGTACATAAGAGTCGCAAGGTGATAGAGCATCTGAAAAAGAGCCGAATACGATTGCATTATCTGCCCCCATACTCGCCGAATTTAAATCCTATAGAGCGATTATGGAAATTTTTTAGAGAAAGAACGCTTTATAATCGATATTTTGAGAGTTGTGCAGATTTTTTTGGAGCAGTCAGGGAATTCTTTATGGAGAAAGTGCACAAGCTGCGAACGGAACTTAGAAATAGAATAAATGACAATTTTCAAACAATTGTACTAAATCCAATTAAACTAGCTTAA
- the mreD gene encoding rod shape-determining protein MreD encodes MTKQFWWVSAYSGIAQLILPLFFPAYSVLPLVFFMCWSIKTFALPRCLWIAFLSGLMIDLFSSHLWIGSHALLFVLTTIVIKQIQSYFHDDHMASFAFLSFLFSLCFTLMSYAFYFILGQKTSPLFSSLFSELLLSPFIDASFAMMSMIFFSQFHRIFQPLTLPYKTHSRRKNYR; translated from the coding sequence GTGACAAAGCAATTTTGGTGGGTTAGCGCTTATTCCGGAATCGCCCAACTTATCCTACCTCTTTTTTTCCCCGCCTATTCCGTTCTCCCGCTTGTTTTTTTTATGTGTTGGTCAATTAAAACCTTTGCATTACCCCGTTGTCTTTGGATTGCTTTTCTCTCCGGACTCATGATCGACCTTTTTTCTTCTCACTTATGGATTGGATCGCATGCTCTTCTTTTTGTGCTTACAACTATTGTAATTAAACAGATTCAATCCTATTTTCACGATGACCATATGGCTTCGTTTGCCTTTTTATCTTTTTTATTTTCCCTCTGCTTTACTTTGATGAGCTACGCCTTTTATTTTATCTTAGGCCAAAAAACCTCTCCTCTTTTTTCCTCTTTATTTTCTGAGCTCTTATTATCGCCTTTTATAGATGCCTCTTTTGCAATGATGAGCATGATCTTCTTTTCTCAATTTCACCGTATTTTTCAACCTTTGACATTACCCTATAAAACCCATTCGAGGAGAAAAAACTATCGATGA
- a CDS encoding FAD:protein FMN transferase, with the protein MRCSIFLIGLLTLLATACSKKESTSLHHFRGEAMTMPYHIQIAHSLSHKDSVIIEQLIADIFNHVNTTFNHWNPDSELSRINQLKSYEALLISKDIKNLCSLSNELHFLSKGLFDPTLRPLIQSLKNQTPFPVTTIGWRHIELRGSILTKSQDHVELDFDAISKGYAIDLIADRFVQAGYPNIYVEWGGEIKALGTKCDGSPWRISIRNPLSPYLEDAIATICLSNSAIATSGDYLQHWNINGEEVTHIINGNTLKPKQITPSSIASVAVKAATCALADGLATIAMLYDEPEELNAWIKYIKSIDPDIEFWVMWHSIEKKPHSLCKKSSDST; encoded by the coding sequence ATGAGATGCTCGATCTTTCTTATAGGCCTCTTAACACTCCTCGCAACAGCCTGCTCAAAAAAAGAGTCCACCTCTCTACACCATTTCCGAGGGGAAGCAATGACGATGCCCTACCACATCCAAATTGCACACTCCCTCTCGCATAAGGATAGCGTAATCATTGAGCAACTCATTGCCGATATTTTTAACCACGTGAACACCACTTTTAATCATTGGAATCCGGATTCAGAACTCTCACGCATCAATCAGCTGAAATCATATGAAGCCCTATTGATCTCTAAAGACATCAAAAATCTATGCTCTCTATCGAATGAACTTCATTTTTTGAGCAAAGGGCTATTTGACCCTACACTGCGCCCTTTGATTCAATCACTTAAGAATCAAACCCCATTCCCTGTGACGACTATAGGATGGAGACATATTGAGTTGCGAGGAAGTATCCTGACAAAATCTCAAGACCACGTTGAGCTCGATTTCGATGCCATTTCAAAAGGCTATGCGATTGATCTCATTGCCGATCGCTTTGTCCAAGCGGGCTACCCCAATATTTATGTTGAATGGGGCGGGGAAATCAAAGCACTTGGCACCAAATGCGACGGCTCTCCTTGGAGGATTTCTATTCGCAACCCCCTCTCTCCCTATCTAGAAGATGCGATAGCAACGATTTGTTTGTCTAATAGCGCCATTGCAACAAGTGGCGATTATCTACAACATTGGAATATCAATGGAGAAGAAGTCACACACATCATTAATGGCAATACGCTGAAACCAAAACAAATCACCCCCTCTTCAATTGCATCTGTTGCAGTTAAAGCCGCCACCTGTGCTTTAGCTGATGGCCTAGCAACGATTGCAATGCTCTATGACGAACCCGAAGAGCTCAATGCTTGGATCAAATACATCAAATCAATTGATCCCGATATTGAATTTTGGGTGATGTGGCACTCAATAGAAAAAAAGCCTCATAGCCTTTGCAAAAAATCTTCAGACAGCACATGA
- a CDS encoding DNA polymerase III subunit chi, whose protein sequence is MRTNPLNQTPMQILPKVVFFQVKTPQEKVECICREAESHFNKHHKLFFYVDSDEALKYIDKLLWTTPQMSFLPHIASDEVCDDLVILTKSEKTILQARTLFNLTQNPIQTKNSSTIYELEDMTSPQKKELAKIKFDFYKSNHFHIISQ, encoded by the coding sequence ATGAGAACAAACCCCCTCAATCAGACACCAATGCAAATCCTTCCTAAAGTTGTTTTTTTTCAAGTCAAAACCCCTCAAGAAAAAGTTGAATGTATCTGTAGAGAGGCGGAATCTCATTTCAATAAACACCATAAACTCTTTTTTTATGTTGATTCCGATGAGGCTCTCAAATATATCGACAAACTACTTTGGACAACACCTCAAATGAGTTTTTTACCCCATATTGCTAGTGATGAGGTTTGCGATGACTTGGTCATCCTTACAAAATCAGAGAAAACTATTCTTCAAGCACGCACTCTTTTCAATCTGACCCAAAATCCTATTCAGACCAAAAATTCATCGACAATTTATGAACTCGAAGATATGACAAGCCCTCAAAAAAAGGAGCTTGCTAAAATAAAATTTGATTTTTACAAATCCAACCACTTCCACATCATTTCTCAATAA
- a CDS encoding small basic protein encodes MSRHKSYGKSSKAGVKRNVLKRFERIDILRSLGKWKDGVNKKVTNLPKTPVA; translated from the coding sequence ATGTCTAGACATAAGAGTTATGGTAAGTCGAGCAAAGCCGGAGTTAAACGCAATGTGCTCAAACGATTTGAAAGAATCGATATTCTCAGAAGCCTTGGGAAGTGGAAAGATGGTGTGAACAAAAAAGTCACAAATCTTCCTAAAACACCTGTCGCTTAA
- a CDS encoding inositol monophosphatase yields MKDIYPDQLRDFAVELALDAGKILREGFGTTFAIEAKDGKHDIVTEYDYKSERFLLDAIAKKHPEHLCVSEESGGDILGKDKVLWVIDPLDGTVNFSRNIPFFSVSIAAIFNQTPLCGVVYNPEIDELFYASREGGAFFGDHQISVSPADNIKKAMFATGFPYNVEENPFHCYEHLTHILSLGVPIRRMGSAALDICYVANGRYDGFWEVILNPWDYAAGALILEEAGGKTTEIDGTPLTYTKRCSIAASNGSLHTSLLDHLAVIH; encoded by the coding sequence ATGAAGGATATTTACCCCGACCAACTCAGAGACTTCGCCGTTGAGCTCGCCCTGGATGCCGGAAAAATTCTAAGAGAGGGATTTGGAACAACATTTGCCATCGAAGCCAAAGATGGTAAACACGACATTGTGACGGAATATGACTACAAATCCGAACGGTTTTTACTCGATGCAATTGCAAAAAAACATCCCGAGCACCTCTGTGTTTCAGAAGAGAGTGGAGGCGATATTTTAGGAAAAGATAAGGTGCTATGGGTCATTGATCCTCTTGACGGAACAGTCAATTTTTCTCGAAACATCCCCTTTTTCTCAGTGAGTATCGCCGCGATTTTTAATCAAACCCCGCTCTGTGGCGTTGTCTATAACCCGGAAATTGATGAACTTTTCTACGCTTCCCGAGAAGGTGGTGCCTTTTTTGGGGACCATCAAATAAGCGTTAGCCCTGCCGACAACATAAAAAAAGCCATGTTTGCTACCGGTTTCCCTTATAACGTGGAGGAAAACCCCTTTCATTGCTATGAACACCTAACACACATCTTAAGCCTAGGTGTTCCAATTCGCCGCATGGGATCGGCTGCCCTTGATATTTGCTATGTTGCAAATGGACGCTATGACGGATTTTGGGAAGTGATTTTAAATCCTTGGGATTACGCAGCCGGAGCACTTATTTTAGAAGAAGCCGGAGGAAAAACCACAGAAATTGACGGCACCCCCCTTACCTATACAAAACGCTGCTCGATTGCAGCCAGCAACGGCTCCCTCCACACAAGCCTCCTCGATCACTTAGCCGTCATCCATTAA
- a CDS encoding DUF502 domain-containing protein, with translation MKKYILTGLIIFLPAVITLWIIHFFFNLLTIPFVGLIQEILDGYGIVSVLHPWIVFGCRILVLFLIFGLILVLGFVAQRLFFRWFVNLMHKVFLKIPIVKTLYKILVELTKSLFSPGTKPFKKTVMMDFPYKDARALGFITNDVPQSIDKGGQNIQTEDLKAVFLPTAPHPISGFLLITDNKNLKEVDISVEDVFKILVSCGAYHPHENKPPQSDTNANPS, from the coding sequence ATGAAAAAATATATCCTCACGGGACTCATTATCTTTTTGCCCGCAGTTATCACCCTTTGGATTATCCATTTTTTCTTTAATTTATTAACGATCCCGTTTGTCGGATTAATTCAAGAAATTCTCGATGGCTATGGCATTGTTTCGGTTCTCCATCCTTGGATTGTCTTCGGATGCCGCATCCTCGTATTATTCCTTATTTTCGGTTTGATTTTAGTGCTTGGATTTGTTGCACAACGCCTCTTCTTCCGATGGTTTGTGAATTTAATGCACAAAGTCTTCTTGAAAATCCCGATTGTAAAAACACTTTATAAAATTCTTGTTGAACTCACTAAATCACTTTTTTCTCCGGGAACCAAACCGTTTAAAAAAACGGTTATGATGGATTTTCCGTACAAAGACGCAAGAGCACTTGGTTTCATTACAAATGATGTTCCCCAGTCAATTGACAAGGGGGGCCAAAACATCCAAACAGAGGACCTTAAGGCCGTCTTTTTACCGACAGCTCCACACCCCATATCGGGCTTTTTGCTCATTACGGATAATAAGAACCTAAAAGAAGTTGACATCTCTGTAGAAGACGTGTTTAAAATACTCGTCTCATGCGGTGCCTATCACCCCCATGAGAACAAACCCCCTCAATCAGACACCAATGCAAATCCTTCCTAA
- a CDS encoding DUF502 domain-containing protein, translating into MKKYFITGLVILLPLAVTVAIVAFTVNFLTQPFVGFVSRFLKEFEIINHGFLFLSPDQLITYGAQALILIGLFIVTVFLGMIARWFFFKSLISVSDQILHRIPLVNKVYKTSQEIIRTLFATDKNSFKQVVMVPFPQKGTYVIGLISRESPKECTTAAGEKLVSVLIPTTPNPTTGYLLMYRESDIIHLTMRPEEAIKYIVSCGVIIPDEHLPETKATS; encoded by the coding sequence ATGAAAAAATATTTTATCACCGGTCTTGTTATTTTGCTTCCTTTGGCAGTCACTGTTGCCATCGTTGCCTTCACTGTTAATTTCCTCACTCAACCTTTTGTTGGCTTTGTCTCTCGCTTTTTAAAAGAGTTTGAAATCATTAATCATGGTTTTTTATTTCTTTCTCCTGACCAACTCATCACCTATGGCGCTCAGGCCCTTATTTTGATTGGGCTATTTATCGTCACTGTTTTCTTGGGAATGATTGCCCGATGGTTCTTCTTTAAATCACTGATCTCCGTTTCTGATCAGATTCTGCATCGCATTCCCCTTGTCAATAAGGTTTATAAAACTTCACAAGAGATTATACGCACTCTATTTGCCACAGATAAAAACTCATTTAAACAAGTCGTTATGGTTCCCTTTCCTCAAAAAGGGACTTATGTCATTGGGTTAATTTCACGAGAATCCCCTAAAGAATGCACTACGGCAGCCGGCGAAAAATTAGTTTCCGTATTAATTCCAACAACTCCAAATCCCACAACCGGCTATCTGCTCATGTATCGAGAATCAGATATTATTCACCTTACAATGAGGCCGGAAGAAGCGATCAAATACATTGTCTCATGCGGTGTCATTATTCCTGATGAGCATTTGCCGGAGACAAAAGCGACAAGTTGA